In the Rhizobium sp. N324 genome, one interval contains:
- a CDS encoding class I SAM-dependent methyltransferase has translation MREFADFIEECDRAPRLNELTEFFSTTASGGAGMPIRPPELDRRLFPVDMTFRRFSALHPLRQGPFDKHYLSSIPYRLEEECRLGSAILKYARARKGQLQLYTLGTAEGTMARVIGELGNGRIETLSCSPNVENLRSFYAYGVPPHAMFFHGPFHHLTSQRVQEDVELRKFGSGFDIILEDTTFQMYSPNRFDQIRFVSQHLKTNGLFMFVEKFRHEDDEEYRRRERQKDHSFKARFFSASDIRAKEDTVLTRMDRNEVTLSEMSATLRRFFGHSFVTWNSGNFYTLVSSNSQQNLDLFLSKLSPPAIPAEYVYADLPYRLYPESEARRLSGRSWTL, from the coding sequence ATGCGTGAATTTGCCGACTTCATTGAGGAGTGCGACCGCGCCCCTCGTCTTAACGAGCTTACTGAGTTTTTTTCGACGACCGCATCCGGTGGGGCCGGAATGCCTATCCGTCCGCCTGAGCTCGATCGCCGCTTGTTCCCAGTGGACATGACGTTCAGGCGCTTTTCAGCCCTTCATCCGCTGCGCCAAGGTCCGTTTGATAAGCACTACTTGAGCAGCATACCCTACCGGCTCGAAGAAGAGTGCCGTTTAGGCAGCGCGATCCTCAAATACGCGCGGGCCAGAAAGGGTCAACTGCAGCTCTACACGCTAGGTACAGCCGAAGGGACGATGGCTCGTGTGATCGGCGAACTTGGTAATGGCAGGATAGAAACACTGTCCTGCAGTCCCAACGTCGAGAACCTCAGAAGCTTCTATGCCTATGGCGTTCCTCCTCACGCCATGTTTTTTCACGGACCATTTCATCATTTGACATCGCAAAGGGTCCAAGAAGACGTGGAGCTCCGAAAGTTTGGCAGCGGTTTCGATATCATCCTCGAGGACACGACTTTCCAGATGTATTCGCCAAATCGCTTCGATCAGATCCGTTTCGTCTCGCAGCATCTCAAGACCAACGGGCTCTTCATGTTCGTCGAGAAGTTCAGGCATGAAGACGACGAGGAATATCGGCGGCGGGAACGCCAGAAGGACCATAGCTTCAAAGCTCGCTTCTTCAGCGCGTCAGATATTCGCGCGAAGGAAGACACGGTGCTGACGCGAATGGATCGAAACGAAGTCACCCTTTCGGAGATGAGCGCAACACTACGCCGGTTCTTTGGACACTCATTCGTCACCTGGAACAGCGGCAATTTCTACACCCTTGTCTCCAGCAACAGTCAGCAGAATCTCGACCTGTTCCTATCGAAGCTGTCCCCACCCGCGATTCCGGCAGAATATGTCTATGCGGACCTTCCTTACCGCCTTTACCCGGAATCCGAAGCAAGGCGGCTATCGGGGCGATCCTGGACCCTTTAG
- a CDS encoding transporter substrate-binding domain-containing protein, giving the protein MKRTLLLALSLVVCANNAGAIDRKTLKIASEGASPPWNAITPEGELAGFDIDVGRDLCQRMKFECTFVPQDWDGIIPALTVGKFDAILSGMAITEKRKKSIAFSKPYAGGFNQLVMRKDLNLPPTDTSAELDLTTIDPEKQAKIEELRAALNGRTLGVLRSSNSEAVLNELFGKVATIRSYDSQDNMHLDLVAERIDGGLADYFTWKAFLDSTDGGIATLYGPQLSGGLWGPGVGVGLRQDDGELVAAFDSAIEAATTDGTLKRLSEQWFKIDVSPQTSH; this is encoded by the coding sequence GTGAAACGAACACTTCTGCTTGCCCTGTCTCTTGTCGTCTGCGCCAACAACGCGGGAGCAATAGACAGGAAGACACTGAAAATCGCCTCTGAAGGTGCTTCGCCGCCCTGGAATGCCATCACCCCCGAAGGGGAGCTCGCCGGCTTTGACATCGACGTCGGCCGCGATCTTTGCCAGAGGATGAAGTTCGAATGCACTTTCGTGCCTCAGGACTGGGACGGAATCATACCGGCGCTCACAGTTGGGAAGTTCGATGCCATCCTGTCCGGCATGGCGATAACTGAGAAGCGGAAGAAATCGATCGCTTTTTCCAAGCCCTACGCCGGAGGTTTCAACCAACTCGTCATGCGCAAAGATCTCAATCTTCCGCCGACGGATACGTCGGCCGAGCTCGATCTCACAACCATCGACCCTGAAAAGCAGGCAAAGATCGAGGAGCTTCGAGCCGCTCTCAACGGCAGAACTCTAGGCGTATTGCGATCATCGAATTCGGAAGCGGTGCTCAATGAACTGTTCGGAAAGGTCGCGACGATCAGGAGCTACGATTCCCAGGACAACATGCATCTCGATCTCGTAGCTGAGCGCATCGATGGCGGCCTTGCCGACTATTTCACCTGGAAAGCCTTCCTCGACAGCACGGATGGCGGGATTGCAACGCTCTACGGCCCGCAGCTCTCCGGTGGCCTGTGGGGCCCGGGTGTCGGCGTCGGGCTTCGGCAAGACGACGGCGAATTGGTTGCGGCATTCGATAGCGCCATCGAGGCCGCCACGACCGACGGAACCCTGAAGCGGCTGAGCGAGCAATGGTTCAAGATCGATGTTTCGCCGCAGACATCGCACTAG
- a CDS encoding CapA family protein: protein MSAPFSIAVTGQSLIRHDLRAIGDPRLAEIAEILKASDVAFTNLETTIYGRHGGWPLKGSYFGAATPDVLAALKELGFNSLALANNHAFDLGPPGILSTLEEVAAHNFLHAGIGHNKHHASTAQKMTFGSRNVALIAMDAGPGPSFMYAEDATEGRIARPGINRLKVSRVFDLETGTFNLLRSIQERLLSSPLERANYAQPENPPDLHGQDEIDFYGTVFRRSDETARRIVVDRHSAWAHLSAIAEEAGRDTLVIVYLHHHHWEPNWQQVPAWVREFAHDCVNAGAGLFVSHGAPVLQAVEIYRNTPIFYGLGNFLFHTEKDEQEWSPPEVWRSVIATCNFESSGRLENIRLRPIVIGGTEALSNPARDRLPFPVLADGRTAADILDDLADRSTGFGTVLDREKNVGQIVF, encoded by the coding sequence ATGTCCGCACCCTTTTCCATTGCTGTCACCGGCCAGTCGCTCATCCGTCATGATCTTCGAGCGATCGGCGATCCACGGCTCGCTGAGATCGCCGAGATCCTCAAAGCAAGCGATGTTGCCTTCACCAATCTCGAGACGACTATCTATGGTCGTCATGGTGGATGGCCGCTCAAAGGCAGCTATTTCGGCGCTGCAACGCCGGATGTCTTGGCCGCGTTGAAGGAGCTTGGTTTCAATAGCCTGGCTCTGGCAAACAACCATGCTTTCGATCTTGGACCGCCGGGGATCCTCTCGACGCTGGAGGAGGTTGCGGCACACAATTTCCTGCATGCCGGCATCGGCCACAACAAGCATCACGCTTCCACGGCACAGAAAATGACGTTCGGATCCCGAAATGTTGCGCTGATTGCCATGGACGCTGGGCCAGGCCCGTCTTTCATGTACGCCGAGGACGCAACTGAGGGCAGGATAGCAAGGCCCGGCATCAATAGGCTGAAGGTCTCCAGGGTATTCGACCTGGAAACGGGAACATTCAACCTGCTTCGCTCCATTCAAGAGCGTCTTCTAAGTTCGCCCTTGGAGCGCGCGAACTATGCCCAGCCGGAGAATCCGCCTGATCTTCATGGCCAAGACGAAATTGATTTCTATGGAACCGTGTTTCGCAGATCAGATGAGACGGCTCGCCGCATCGTCGTGGACCGGCACAGCGCCTGGGCTCACCTTTCGGCGATCGCGGAAGAAGCGGGCCGCGACACACTCGTCATCGTGTATTTGCATCATCACCATTGGGAGCCGAACTGGCAGCAAGTCCCCGCCTGGGTGCGAGAATTTGCGCACGATTGCGTGAACGCGGGCGCAGGCCTCTTTGTCAGCCATGGCGCTCCGGTCCTTCAAGCGGTCGAGATATATCGGAATACGCCAATTTTCTACGGCCTTGGCAACTTCCTCTTCCATACGGAAAAGGACGAACAGGAATGGAGCCCGCCGGAGGTGTGGAGAAGCGTCATCGCGACCTGCAATTTTGAATCTAGCGGACGGCTGGAGAATATCCGCTTGCGCCCGATTGTGATCGGGGGAACCGAGGCATTATCCAATCCTGCACGCGATCGCCTCCCCTTCCCTGTGCTTGCCGATGGCAGAACGGCGGCAGATATCCTTGACGATCTTGCCGACCGCAGTACCGGTTTTGGCACTGTGCTTGACCGAGAGAAGAACGTCGGCCAGATCGTTTTTTAG
- a CDS encoding ABC transporter permease has product MSMTIALEAFLTLPRGLLLTLVLTFASLAAGFAVSVPLAFLRASSNPWASAPVLAYTYAFRGTPLLVQLFLIYYGIGQLPLVRQSFLWAVMREPFWCAFIAFTLNSAAHTTEVLRGGIQAVPRGQIEAAKALGLSRFHTARLIVFPLTLRIALPAYANEVVGMLKASSLASTITLLEVTGLARQLVSETFAPYEVFIAAGAFYLLLTLLITQGFQMLETRWTPTANRPPPAQPVPRRANGKPPLASAET; this is encoded by the coding sequence ATGAGCATGACCATCGCGCTTGAAGCGTTTCTCACCCTTCCCCGCGGCCTTCTTCTCACTCTGGTTCTGACATTCGCATCGCTTGCCGCAGGCTTCGCCGTCTCGGTCCCGCTCGCCTTCCTACGGGCATCATCAAATCCGTGGGCTTCCGCGCCCGTGCTGGCATATACCTATGCGTTCCGCGGCACGCCACTTCTGGTTCAGCTTTTCCTGATTTACTACGGGATTGGCCAGCTTCCCCTCGTCCGCCAAAGCTTTCTATGGGCCGTGATGCGAGAGCCATTCTGGTGCGCCTTCATTGCTTTCACCCTGAACAGCGCCGCCCATACGACAGAAGTTCTGCGCGGCGGGATCCAGGCGGTCCCGCGTGGGCAGATTGAAGCGGCCAAAGCCTTGGGCCTTTCCCGTTTCCACACTGCCCGTCTTATCGTGTTCCCTTTGACCCTCAGGATCGCTCTTCCCGCCTATGCAAATGAGGTGGTTGGAATGCTGAAGGCAAGCTCCCTTGCAAGCACCATCACGCTGCTTGAGGTGACCGGGCTCGCCCGACAGCTGGTGTCGGAGACATTCGCCCCATACGAGGTCTTCATTGCCGCGGGGGCTTTCTATCTGCTGCTTACCCTCTTGATCACGCAAGGTTTCCAGATGCTGGAGACGCGTTGGACGCCGACGGCAAACCGTCCACCGCCGGCGCAACCTGTACCTCGAAGAGCGAACGGAAAGCCGCCTCTCGCCTCGGCTGAAACTTGA
- a CDS encoding MFS transporter gives MNLPVGSVDEVGATESSGIGYYASRGIYLFCVLASATGRNVYFVLAAWVATDVSKSTSALAILLALGSAAELLTSNVGGVLVDRFDRRFVCIACDLSRLILIFSTGIGLSFGDPLGVLCLSWTIFAFIDRTYSTALQAIIPDIVRPKNLTSFNSASYIAMQAGNLIAAIVTGYSLNAIGMNLTSVLPGAFFALSLLGLPALLGRQPPSRSPSDLQAKSIRRMDLLPTTFVVHPLKTIAVMYALTYAMGMLVSVLGAAYVTRELKGSALEFGYLEAGWALGSIAGCSTLLLRRARSRRQSILFQSALAGIVLLGFPVFQSFLSGLVQLVLLGFCYNVTRILIDVRVQSTVSIDMLGRARSQIHTICVSIGLLAYGIIGTIGDAIPPSGIFGLFGALMVTVALFFYFNMDRGAPAESRFV, from the coding sequence ATGAACCTGCCAGTAGGGAGTGTGGATGAAGTGGGCGCGACAGAAAGCAGCGGCATAGGGTATTATGCCTCTCGCGGCATCTATCTCTTCTGTGTTCTGGCGTCGGCCACCGGCCGCAATGTCTACTTTGTGCTGGCGGCATGGGTTGCGACAGATGTCAGCAAGAGCACGAGCGCTCTCGCCATCCTTTTGGCGCTCGGCAGTGCCGCTGAGTTGCTCACCAGCAATGTTGGTGGGGTTCTAGTTGATCGATTTGATCGTCGCTTCGTCTGTATCGCTTGCGATTTATCCAGGTTGATCCTCATATTTTCAACGGGCATTGGTCTCTCGTTCGGTGACCCACTTGGTGTTCTTTGCCTGTCGTGGACCATCTTCGCGTTCATCGACAGAACCTATTCGACTGCGCTGCAGGCCATCATTCCAGACATCGTGCGTCCTAAGAACCTCACTTCATTCAATTCGGCGTCTTATATTGCGATGCAGGCGGGCAATCTCATCGCCGCCATCGTCACCGGTTACAGCTTAAACGCCATCGGGATGAATCTGACGTCGGTCTTGCCTGGCGCCTTTTTCGCCCTATCACTGTTGGGGCTGCCGGCACTGCTCGGCCGCCAGCCGCCTTCTCGTTCTCCATCGGATTTGCAGGCAAAGAGCATTCGTCGGATGGATCTGTTGCCGACGACCTTCGTCGTTCACCCACTGAAGACCATCGCCGTCATGTATGCGTTGACCTATGCGATGGGCATGCTCGTGAGTGTATTGGGCGCCGCATATGTCACCCGCGAACTCAAGGGGTCGGCGCTAGAGTTCGGTTATCTCGAGGCAGGTTGGGCCCTCGGTTCGATTGCGGGCTGTTCAACCCTTCTTCTCAGAAGGGCGCGTTCGCGACGACAAAGCATCCTCTTCCAGTCGGCGCTCGCTGGCATTGTTCTGTTGGGTTTTCCTGTTTTCCAGAGCTTTTTGTCCGGGCTCGTTCAACTGGTGTTGCTTGGCTTCTGCTACAATGTCACGCGGATCCTGATCGATGTACGGGTTCAATCGACCGTTTCAATTGACATGTTGGGGCGGGCGCGAAGCCAGATCCACACGATCTGTGTTTCGATAGGGCTTCTTGCGTATGGCATCATCGGGACGATCGGAGACGCAATTCCACCTTCGGGGATTTTCGGCCTCTTCGGGGCGCTGATGGTGACCGTCGCGCTCTTCTTTTACTTTAACATGGATCGGGGAGCGCCGGCGGAAAGCCGGTTCGTCTGA
- a CDS encoding helix-turn-helix domain-containing protein, which translates to MKKSQGEITLHQQGHWSHARADVIRRRSLGRQVIDVVADDHLIFLNIRGTAASGENFVDGRRVEFSPRPDGSLVYIPPGCHWSGWDEGDAEGCYLMITVTQDFFSNLTTKLPRVGTLRPELGFRDLPIQCLARQIAGELSHDDSVGSLIVEGHLAAIFGLLQRRSGTSGRLSRGGLSPTVLKRVIGRIEAHIDRPPSVRALAEEAGLTYEHFSRAFKQSQGSTPYGFYNQRRLERVTDLLRTTAISVTEIAIACGYSSGSHLSTRFRRETGFSPAEYRALWKE; encoded by the coding sequence ATGAAGAAGTCACAAGGGGAGATCACCCTTCACCAGCAAGGCCATTGGAGCCATGCCCGCGCAGATGTCATTCGCCGGCGCAGTCTCGGGCGACAGGTTATCGACGTTGTCGCGGATGACCACCTGATCTTCCTCAACATAAGGGGTACGGCGGCATCCGGCGAAAATTTTGTGGACGGACGAAGAGTCGAGTTCAGTCCGCGTCCAGACGGCTCGCTTGTTTACATTCCGCCCGGTTGCCATTGGAGCGGTTGGGATGAAGGCGATGCTGAGGGTTGTTATCTTATGATAACCGTGACGCAGGATTTTTTTTCCAACCTCACGACCAAGCTCCCGCGCGTAGGCACCTTACGTCCGGAGCTTGGATTTAGAGATCTGCCAATCCAATGCTTGGCGCGGCAGATCGCCGGGGAACTTTCACACGACGATTCCGTAGGGAGTCTTATCGTTGAAGGGCACCTAGCGGCTATCTTCGGACTTCTGCAGCGCCGCTCCGGCACATCTGGCAGATTGTCTCGAGGAGGATTGTCTCCTACGGTTCTCAAGCGGGTGATAGGGCGAATTGAAGCTCACATCGATCGACCTCCGAGCGTGCGCGCTCTGGCTGAAGAGGCGGGATTGACCTACGAGCATTTTTCCCGCGCTTTCAAGCAGTCGCAAGGCTCGACGCCCTATGGCTTCTATAACCAGCGCCGCCTTGAACGCGTGACCGACCTTCTCCGCACGACTGCGATCAGTGTGACCGAGATCGCCATCGCCTGTGGCTACTCCAGCGGGAGCCACCTCTCGACCAGATTTCGCCGAGAGACGGGATTTTCCCCTGCCGAGTACCGGGCGCTCTGGAAAGAGTAG
- a CDS encoding helix-turn-helix domain-containing protein has translation MKRYAAAQVRTSRPAQAEQSNLAGELVHPVDRHVGQQIRIRRMQSNVSLGDLGAGIGVSLQQVQKYESGKNRVSASMLYELANCLKIPVSRFFEGLPDPETTQGQQIITEIDEKIAYISTAEGRRLIDDVLLLSPRVRSRVVALVSSIVDEEMGEHKDVSP, from the coding sequence ATGAAGCGCTATGCAGCAGCACAGGTCCGGACTTCGAGGCCTGCGCAAGCCGAACAGTCGAATTTAGCGGGCGAGTTGGTGCATCCAGTTGATCGGCATGTCGGACAGCAAATCCGTATCCGCCGAATGCAGTCGAATGTATCCCTAGGGGATCTCGGCGCCGGCATCGGGGTCAGTTTGCAGCAGGTACAAAAATATGAAAGCGGTAAGAACCGCGTCAGCGCTTCGATGCTCTACGAGCTTGCCAATTGCCTCAAGATCCCTGTTTCGAGGTTTTTCGAAGGTCTTCCAGATCCCGAAACCACTCAGGGCCAGCAAATCATAACAGAGATCGATGAGAAGATTGCCTACATTTCCACGGCGGAGGGACGGCGTCTGATAGACGACGTTTTGCTCCTTTCTCCGCGTGTGCGCAGCCGGGTCGTTGCCCTCGTCAGCTCGATTGTCGATGAAGAGATGGGAGAACACAAGGACGTTTCCCCATGA